The Thunnus thynnus chromosome 1, fThuThy2.1, whole genome shotgun sequence nucleotide sequence ACGGACCAACCTCAGGGCAGCAGAGAGGATGTAGCGCAAAACCATAGACCCAATCGACCTGACTAAGTATCAATCTCTTTCATCCTCACATCTCCTTCAGTCAGCAGCGCCAGAATGAATTTTGAAGTGGGAGGACATGCAGCTTTGGATGATGTAATAGTTATGATTGGACCAACACTATTTCAGCCATAACTCTAAAGTAGCCTTTCTCACCTTGTAAAtgtcacatagtttagtaattaatgtcatACAACAGCGTTTGCATTGAACTgtttcaagaataaaatatgagaTGCTACTTTTGCTGAAAATAAAGTTGTAAAAGAGGCTATGAATGGCAAAATGTACATGTAAATCCACACCTCAGAAGGCCAGTACTTCATTCAACTGTTTTCTGTTATGTAGACACTTTAAGATTTATAAAGTCATAGCTGTCAGGACTGATAATTTTGAAATTATAATACAGCACAGAGCTGCATTTAAAGACGATGCAATTGCTTTAACTGCATAGTAAGGTGTTATTAGATAGGTGGATCCACTCAAGTAATTCAGTTAATCTTCTTATGTGAAAAGACACCATATTTATGCAGTGAGTTCAGCCTCTATCTTTGAAAAGCAATACTAAAAAGATATGTAATTTCAAATCAAAGTCCCTTCGTTACAGCACCCAATGGCACCTTTAAAAGCTCTAAACTTCACCCCAGCTCAATGTTAATATTTTGcagcttaacacacacacacagacacacacaaaatactccatacattttctttttgtttattttgacacAATTGATGAGCATGTGTAGTGTGGAATAAGAGACATGTTGATGGGTTTCTGTCCATTTATGATGTGGACTATCAATGCACaaggaaaaggggaaaaaaggttTTGAGTGACATTAACTTGACAAATCATAAAATTCAAGTCCCTAAAGTTCTGCTCTTAATTTGTTCTTTTAATGAATTGCATAATTCTATGCACCTGTCACACAGACtattcataaaacaaaacataaaaaagacaaaagacacatttttgacaaGTTGTATGTTAAAAAACACTCGGCTGATATATACAATGCCAAATGTAGTGGATAAAAATTGGTGCATCTGATGACAGCAGATGCCGATGGAGTGATGCAACAGTAAACAAGGAGTTATgagagaggtgaggagaggaaacTTCTTTACATACCTCTCATGTATTTAGGAGTATTACCCAAATGAAACCCTAATTCATTTTGACAGCTGTAAAAGGGTACAGCTCAGATAACAAAGCAAAGGACAATATAGATTTAACACAGAGCATAGTGTTGGCTTCAGGTATaccaataaatacatttcaaactaggtacaaagaaaaaaaaaatctttcacaGCCTATACTAAAACCAAACACGTGCAAAGACCATGTCATTAAACATCAGTTTGTCAACAGTTCTTAGAGCATTTAACTAAttcaaaaatatcattaaagTAATATGGCCAGGAAAACTGTAAACGAAGAAACATCATTAGTGTcttcagttaaaaacaaaatgtctaaATTAACACTGCATTACTCCCAGGCCTAAGTTCAGAAGTAagttgataaataaataaaatcagaataaatcTTATGAGCGGTAGCTTCACATTAACATTGCTATCAAAAACTGTTCCTGTATCTGACAGTTTGTGTAAAGCTCAGCATTCAGCTTTGACAGGTTTTTATTAAAAGACTACACATATCTCTGAGGCAGTGGAGCCGGCGATGCGGCTGGAAGGCACCATCGATGGAAAGTAAGTCCATTGGGATTGGCTTTACTTCTGAATGTCAGAAACAGAACCATCGATATGGACTCTTAGTGTTAGTGGTAGGACCAACCCTCATCCCTCCTCTCCTTTGATATTTACAGTGTTGGTTTAAAATCCAATGCACTGATATCTGTCCAACTATTATGAGGAAAGGATGGaatggtggtagtggtggtgggcGGAGATGCAAGAGTCTATGATTCTGTCATAGAAGACAAAGGTGTACAACAACCCtcctctctcccacacacacatacacacacacaccagaagcTGTGCTAAGAGCTCAGAGCTCATCATGGTTCCTGGTGAGGTCCTCTCCATAGTTAGTGGCCTGACTTCCCACAAACATGTTCCAGTTCTCAAGGATCTCTTCTTTGGTCAGCATCTGGTcctgagaaaagaaagaaaaaaatgaaaagaaaatgttcaatgtgctaaaaattttaaaaagttgatacAATTTGGGAATGTCAGGCCATGGCCATAGCAATgtggataaaattaaaaatgcattgttttcttctctgtatAACTTTATCAACTTCAGTTGTATTTGTCCTTGGAGGGTGATTGGTTTTGCAGCAAGacaagggggggtgggggttcaGGGAAAACAACAATGGTCCCAGGTTGACCTTCCCAATTATAtacacaaaaagacaacaaacaggGCTTGAGCATCTTGATGAAGCTGGAAAACATTGTACCTTGTCCTGGTCAGACTCATAAACCAGATGTCTGGCCTCAGCCTGGGCATGGTCGTAGTCTTGGGGCATAATCCAGTGGCGGATCTCGTCCTGGTCCATCTTACCATCTTTGTTCAAGTCTCGGAAGTCAGAGAACTGCTCCCTCTCAGTCTTCACCCAGTCTGGCTCTGGACCTCCATCCTCATGAGCAAACATGTCAgctaaaacaacaaagaagCATAACGTTAACAGGAatggaaacaaataaaaatggaagtttatgtttatatttaaaaaaaaaaacagtttatacttcatatatacttttattaaaattaaaagtattaaaatcaATCCCCTTTGAAAATGTAACTTGATATTTTCAAGATTGGGATCTGTAGTGGGTAGATAAATTCATGTGCTcccataaatgtgttttaaaagtgGGGGTACAAAAGAACCAGAACTTATTTGGTACAAAACCAACATGCTCATTAGGTACCGGAGATAAATACTAGCAGAATATAAACAGAATGCTTTTATCATTTAACGAATGGTTGATTACAACTCATGGGCCAAGACTAAGATACTACCATCCTTTTATGGCTAGCATGCTTTGCTACTTCAATGCTCTCATGGCAGGAATCCtccaaaaatgcaacaaaaatagTCATAATTACTCAAAGAACTCTGCGGACAGAGTGCTACAAGGCCCATAAAGAGCACACTCACTAATGTGTGGTTAATTCATAGGCTTGCACCACACTGTATTGCTAATCTGCTTTTAAGTTATGAATGTGTGAGATCCCTCACATCTGAGAGTCCCAAGCAAGTTATTCCCCAGACTAACTAAACGCTGAAAATTTTTTCTTCCCTTACGAGTGGTCTTCCAGAAGAGCTGAGGATAATGTGAAgctgttgttgaaatgttaaaactTAAAACCTTTAGTCATGCTTTGAAGTTGCTgtgtttattgtattatatttgtaTGACTAATTGTTACTCTCTGGTCTTAATTTACTGAACAGCACATTTCTGAGCTTtaattttacagctgaaatttCTATTAGTGATTTtgttttaatctattttaaattaatttgaattaatttattttaattcatttcttgCACTCACCGATATACTCATCCTCATCCACATGTCCGTCACTGTTCTTGTCAATGTCCTCCAGGGtttcctgcattcaaaatgagttaatgatgtcattaaagGGAGACTCAAGGGCCATCAATAGTGGAACTTTCACTTTGAGtaataaaagagaaacaagTTGCCCCGGGCAGTATGAGTGAATACATGAGGGTCAGCTTACAGCTGAGCTGGCAGACTGACACTACAATTACAGGATTCCCTGCTGATGAAACCAAACCCTCTGCATTAAAAGACGCTCTATGCTTGCTTTtagcaacactttttttttaaaccctgGTAGATGGTTGTCTCACTCATATCCTGGATTTGTCAATGTGTTACTTAGAGGCTTGCCGTGTGAGCTGATCATTAgttaaccacacacacacacgttgatTAAGTGCAGTGCATCTGGGCATTAACACATGCACGCAGCTACACATTCAATTCACTGGATGCATCCTTTCCTGCAGGTGAGATCCCCTCTCTGAACCCTGCTGAATTATTAATGTCCATGTAGCTTCTGTGGTTTAATAGCTgactaataataaataagaacatccatccatccatttctATACTCACTTATCCTGTGAAAGGCTGCGTGTAAACAAGGAGAgatgttcaataaaaacatgaaacctATAGACCCCTGTAAACTATGACGGTGTAAAAGATCTTTTGTGCATTTCATAAGCACAGGCAACATAATAAGTTCAGTCAGTAATAAAACCTGTCATAGTTTACTATTATGGAAAATACTATACAATCAGCCTACAATAAAGTGAATGTATTGACCTAAATTTACTCTCAAGACAGTTTTCAATGAGTAAATAGACTGAATCCCATGaaaaaatttaaatcaaattgaGAATAGCAACAACTGATTACTTTCAACCAGACATCCAATCAACCAATCAAGTTCACTGATGAATCTTTAACTAGTCACACTGTAATAAATCCagacaaacatgttaaatgcaAGCAAACGATTCATTATTGATTACTCTGTCATTTTCTCGATTCTTTGGTTAATTgattggtctatgaaatgttaaaaaaaaatgtggaaaaaagccATTCAGAGTTTCTTAGAGCCCTCTATGATACCTTCAattagtttgttttgtccatttgACAGTCCAGTACCTTCAGACTTTCAAATGACTATTACATATGTcaaagaaaaatagcaaatcctcacatctaagaacctggaaccagagaattagGGACATTTTATCTTGGAAATGATTATAAAGatcaatcgattatcaaaatagttcctgattaattttctgtcaaacaacTCTAATACTGCCCAGACCTACTATACAATTGACTTTGGCGGAATGACATCAACAGAGATTTCCTGCTCAGTCAGGAAGGCAGCTTGTGTTGGGCAGGATGTTTTTCTGAAGAAGACATTTTACCACAGTAAGGAAAGCAAAGGTGTTGAAaggaaaatgaatgatggctttattctatttagctgcttcagtctCAGGGTCCTGGCATTGTGCATGCTGGCCCACTGTCACACTATCATGGCTTACTGGAACACTTGAACAAAACAGagacattgttaatgttattagcagcacctgtgcttttcctactataataagtcaaaatgtttgctgtgaaaaagaccTATGACCAAAGATCTAAATCCCCTCAGTGTTTTTAAGCAGATATCAGCCACAGAAGCAGATATCAGATGGTAGATATGTGAAGCCTGACATTTAAACAGAGCACTCTTGTCATGTGAGCAGCTGTGAAGGTGAGTAGTTGGCGCTCAGTGAGATGAGATCATGACTTCACGTTTCTGCCTCAACCTGTACTAGGAGCCCCTTTACTCTAGCCTACAATCATATCCTCTCTCAAGTGTCTCTTTCTTCGAATGACTATATATGTTTCCTTCTATGTCTACATCTTACTGTTGCACGGTTGTGTGAGAGATCTGACTGTCTGAGTCTGATCTGGAGTCTAACTGACTGAACAGTTATTAGTCTCAGCCAGATTCTCCACAATCAGAGAAAATGCCACCGGCTGAACAGTTCTTTGGTAACATTCAGTGACATCATAAAAATGAGCGATTAATAATTAACTCTGTCAAATGGGTAGTACAACTTTTATGAACACAGAAGCATAGTGCATCACTGCTAACATTTGCCACGCAACTGTTCCACGAAgacaaatttatatttaaagatTGAGCCTTAAATGGGACAGTCAGTCCATCCCACTGGACCTGTTCcaaaaaaatatagaaactcAATCATTTCCGGGCTGAGTTAAAATTTTACTAGGTTGTTATCCAAGTGTAGCACATTTATCTAAGAGGCCCATCAGATTAAACACATTGAACAGACTCTCAAATCTGTTTCtggaattaaatattttttttttagaggacaGACAAATCACAAAACTTCAACTTTATagaatttgatttgtttgtgctCATTATGATCTTGGCTTACTCAATGAGACAACAAACAGACTAGCCTTACTGTCTTCCCAATTTTCTAATCACACTTAACTATCATGAGGTAACAGAAGGCTTACCAGAACCACAATATCCTTCATATGGTCAAACTCCTCAGGGTGGAGGAATGCTGTGAACTCTTCTCTGTCTGCTGCCAAGTCCCCATTCAGATCAGCTGTTTTGAACCTCCTCTCGTCACGAGGAAGCATCTTCTTAAAGCTGAACTGATCTGTTGCATCTTCAAACTCCTCCGGGTTGGCTGTGAggaataaaaatcaaattactGTCACACTTATAAATGGCTGTGTAATAAGAGTGAAAGTGACACAGTGCACTCCAAACACGTGAACCCATACCGAGGTAGTATCCATATGTGGCTTGCTTGTACTCATCCCATGAGATCTTGTTGTCTTTGTTCAGGTCATAATCTGTCCACACTTTTGCTACATTCTCATAGACGTAACGCTTCTGTACGCGTTTTATCCAGGCCTTGAGTTCAGCAGTGGTGATGTAGCCATCTGTGTCGCTGTCTATCCGGTCCACTATTTTACTGTTAGGAAAGAGTATAAAGACAGGGAGCATTTGTTAGAGTTATTTTAAAGCTTGATGGTTAAGTTTCAAAAATGGAAGCAAATATGTGCCACCTTGTCTAATGACAAAATCGCAAATATTCAGTTGCTGTTTCACCCCCAACCCAAAATACACCCTATGGTTACCagcaggcagaaaaaaaagaaaccaaataaATTTTTGCTGGAACCATTTTTACTACAAGAGACGTGGCTTCAATGGGACTACTCTAGTGGGAGGGGCAGGCAATCCCTTCTTTAGAGAAAAATGCAGTGTAGCCATGGTGTATTCTTAGACCTGAGTTGCCACGTTGTGATGTTACAGGGTTCCTCCCACTCTCAACACTACAGGAAAGACTTTTCTTTGGAGGAAAGCCCATTTGGTCAACGTGTGTTACATGTTGCCAACTTGTCATCCCAGCACCGAAACACTTTGATGAGcttaaagcacacacacacacacacacacacacacacacacacacacacacacacacacacacacacacaacaccacgTAGCACACACAGTGTATACACAGCAGCACTGTGAGAAGATTGGCTACAGCCCCACAACTATACTTAAACTACATCACCTACAAATGCTTCTTTAATGAAGATCTATAATTAAGATTTCGGCAAAGCAATTAACCCTATAGCAAGCGGTGTGTGAGAATAGTGAAGGTCACATAATAATGCGCCGCTTTGTCTAACCCTGCAGATTTGCTGGCATGCACATCTTTCTCAGGCACTTGTGCTTGTGTTGTTAAAATTTCATGTCCTGAGCCTGAACAGTTACACGCTACACACTTCAGCGGAGGAGAAGTGAGTGTGCGTGATTTACAAAAACTGTGACAATGACAGAGCCAAGGTCTGATTATGTTTTCCGATATGAAAATGAGCTCATGTGTTTCAGTAGTGTTCAGAGTAATATTTTCTTACCTAAGCCTGTCCTTGCTCTCCTCGGGGGTGAGCTGATCAAATGTTTTGGCCTCCTCTTTGCCAAGAAAGGCCTCATGGTCGTATTGGAAGCTTTTATTGTCCTCGTCGGTTCGCTTGCTCAGGTCTGAGTCATGAATGACTCTTTCTTTTCTTAACGTCGGCTTCCCGTGCACCATAGTGGTGCAAAGAAGCACGACCCACAGGCAGCTGAAGACGTCCATCAGTCAGGGGATGAAACTGAGCTCTCTGAGGCCAAAATAGTGTTTCTAAACAGGCCTGTATGACACTACACTGCACAATGAGCAAGCGGCTATGTAGCCAGCTGCACTGCTCGAACCGCTACTCACAATCCTCTCTGTCTAAATTTAGTGTTGCAACAATGTCGCAGCAGCTCCGCATCCACACTACCAAACCTGCAAGGAGCACTTGGGCGCAGACAGGTCCGCTGGGAGCGCCTACGGCATTCAATCAAGAGATTTCAATCCTCCTTTCCCTTTTCCTGAGAAAGGGACGCAACCAAACCGGGATTTTCTGCCGCCTTACGTACAGCCAATCACAATGCTCGTTTCAGAGAGGGCTCCGCCTCACGCGCTGACAGGCTCCCAGCTATTGGTCTACGGGATGTCGGTAACGCGAGAAGAGTTCAGGCGCCACGTTGCAAGCTGACGCGCAAACTCGGCTCTTGGTGTGTCGGCTTGGGTCAGTCTGAGAACATTCAAAAGTAAAATCTACGTTAAAATATTTACCGACACCATGCAGTTGTTAAGGCTCTGCAACTGGGAGAGCTGCATCGGTATCATCGTGTTTCCACTCGCACCGACATGAACACGCCATGAAAGCGTGgctgtgtgtaaatgtctcGAGTG carries:
- the rcn1 gene encoding reticulocalbin-1; this translates as MDVFSCLWVVLLCTTMVHGKPTLRKERVIHDSDLSKRTDEDNKSFQYDHEAFLGKEEAKTFDQLTPEESKDRLSKIVDRIDSDTDGYITTAELKAWIKRVQKRYVYENVAKVWTDYDLNKDNKISWDEYKQATYGYYLANPEEFEDATDQFSFKKMLPRDERRFKTADLNGDLAADREEFTAFLHPEEFDHMKDIVVLETLEDIDKNSDGHVDEDEYIADMFAHEDGGPEPDWVKTEREQFSDFRDLNKDGKMDQDEIRHWIMPQDYDHAQAEARHLVYESDQDKDQMLTKEEILENWNMFVGSQATNYGEDLTRNHDEL